The Desulfovibrio sp. TomC genomic sequence GACAATCTCGGCCGGAGCGCCATAAATATCCGTCGTGCGCTGGGGCATGGCAATGGACGGAATGGGTTTGATCGCCGCCCGGGCCACGATGGGTTGCCCGTTGGCGATGCCGCCCAGGATCCCGCCGGCGTTGTTGGATACGGGCGGCAAAACGATGGGGTCGTTATTGGTCGAGCCGCTGGCCCGGGCGGCGGCAAAGCCCGATCCGATCTCCACGCCCTTGACCGCGCCGATGCCCATCAGCCCATAGGCCAGCCGGGCGTCGAGCTTGTCGAACACTGGTTCGCCAAGCCCGGCCGGGACGCCGGTGGCCACCACCTCGACAATGCCGCCCAGGCTGTCGCCCTTGGCCATGGCTTCCTTGGCCCGGGCTTCCCAGGCCGCAATGACGGCCGGGTCCGGGGCGCAAAACGGGCGATCGGCCGCACCGGCCGGATCAATGGCCGCAGCCGGGATGCCGCCGAATTCCACGGTGTAGGCCACGACGTCGATGCCACAAGGGGCGAGCATGGCCGCAGCCACCGCTCCGCCGGCCACCCGGGCGGCGGTTTCCCGGGCCGAGGCCCGGCCGCCGCCCCGATAATCGCGCCGGCCGTACTTGGCCAGATAGACGCCGTCGGCATGGCCCGGCCGCAGGAGATTCTTGGCGGCTTCGTAGTCGCGGGAGCGCTGATCGGTATTTTCAATGACAAAGGCGATGGGCGTGCCCGTGGTTTCGCCCTCAAAGATCCCGGAAAGCAGGCGCACGGCATCGGCTTCCTTGCGGGCGGTGCCGGTCAGGCCTCCGGCCCCGGGCCGGCGGCGGTCGAGGTCGCGCTGGATGGCGGCTTCGTCAAGGGCCACGCCGGGCAGGCAGCCGTCGATGACGCCGCCCAGGGCCGGGCCGTGGGATTCGCCGTAGGTGGTCAGCCGAAAGATCGAACCAAAGGTGTTGCCGCCCATCATGGCCTCCTTATGCTCCGGCGTGGTCGGCCCGCCGGGCGCGCACCCGGCCAAGCAGCCACAGGAGCGACCCGGCCAGCATGACGGCAATGCCGGCAAACAGCAGCCAGGCAACGGTCATGGGCGTGTCGTGGTAAAAATAGGTCAGTCCCAGAAACAGTCCCACCCCGGCCGCCTGGAACCAGACAAAGCCGAACTCGGAACGGGCCTGGAAATAGACGAACAGGATGTTGGCCACGGCCAGCAAGGCCATGGCGGCGCTGATGACGGACAGCAGCGGTCCGGCGGCGACGTACTTGGCCCCAAAGAGCAGGTGCACCACGAAATCCGAGGCAATGAGGCAAAAAAGGGCAAATCCGCCGCCCAGGGCGGCCGTCATGCCCATGGACAGCCACAGCGAGGACAGATCGTTGCGTCCGGACTCCTTGGCTGAAGCCGCTTCGGTGAAAAGGACGCTCATGAGCACCGAGGGCAGATAAAAGGCGATGCGCCCGAGGATGGCGGCCGTGGCGTACAGTCCGGCCCCCTCGGCGTCGCAGTAGTGGCGCACCAGCACCATGTCCAGGTTGCCAAGGACCATGACGATGATCGACGACAGGAGCATCCCGACGGAATAGGTCCCGACTTCCTTGAGCAGGCCCTGGGGCAGGGGCGAGGAGGGGACCGGCACGACGTCGCGCAGAAACAGGAAATTGACGCACAAGGCGGCGGCAATGCCGGTCAGGCTGGAAAGCAGCGCGCCGTTGATGCCCAAGGACAGGCCCCAGACAAAAAGCAGCGCCCCCAGGAACCGGAAGCAGGCATTGGACGCCCCGGCAATGCCGTAGCCGGTGAAGCGCTGGAGTCCCTGCAACATGCCCCAGGGCACCGGCAGGATAAACGAGCCGGCCATGACCCCGAGCATGAGCAGGATGGGGGAGGCGGTTTCGATGTGCAAAAACGACTGCAGGGCCGGCAGGGCCAGCGCGCCCAGGCCGTAGGCCACGGCGGCCAGACCGGTGGCCAGGGCCAGGGCGCGGCCCAAAAGCGAACGGACCATCCCCATGTCGGTCAGGACAAAGCGGGCCGTAAACCGGGCGATGACCAGGGGGACAATGGCCAGCGGCGCGGAAAAGATGACCATGGTGGAATTGAGCGCGTTGAAGCTGCCGAAATCCGCCGGACTCATGGCCCGGCCCACGACCATTTGGAAGAGGTAGTTAAACAGGTTGCCGGAATTGAGCAGGATGAGGATGACGATATTCTGCTTGAGAAAGCGTTTCACGAACGGGTGTCCTCGGGCGTGTCCGCCCGGTTGATGGCAGTGGGGCGCAGTTGCAGGCCAAGGCCGGCCAGAAAGGCGTACAGGCCGGCCTGGGCGCAAAATTCCGAGGCCGGCAGCAGATGGAGGCTGCGCAGGGCGGCGGCCAGGGCCAGAGCCAGGGCAAAGCCCAGGAAGTAGGCGCGGCCGGTCCCGGCCGCCAGCCACGGACCCAGGGCGGGAAGCAGCCGCGACAGCCGAGCGGCCACAGCCGGCGCACACACCCGCCATACCGGAACCAGGGCCAGCCCGGCAAGACCCAGGACCACCCGGCCGGGCACGCCGCCAAGGGCCAGGGCGACAAGCCAAAGCCCGGCGGCCAGTCCCCCGAAGAGCCGGCGCTCCCGGCGGCTGGCCGCGGCGTCGGCCGGCAGGGACGCCAGCCAGGCGCAGGGACCGTCCACCAGCCGGGACAGGCGCCCCGGGCCGGCCAGACGCAGGCCG encodes the following:
- a CDS encoding oligosaccharide flippase family protein, which produces MKRFLKQNIVILILLNSGNLFNYLFQMVVGRAMSPADFGSFNALNSTMVIFSAPLAIVPLVIARFTARFVLTDMGMVRSLLGRALALATGLAAVAYGLGALALPALQSFLHIETASPILLMLGVMAGSFILPVPWGMLQGLQRFTGYGIAGASNACFRFLGALLFVWGLSLGINGALLSSLTGIAAALCVNFLFLRDVVPVPSSPLPQGLLKEVGTYSVGMLLSSIIVMVLGNLDMVLVRHYCDAEGAGLYATAAILGRIAFYLPSVLMSVLFTEAASAKESGRNDLSSLWLSMGMTAALGGGFALFCLIASDFVVHLLFGAKYVAAGPLLSVISAAMALLAVANILFVYFQARSEFGFVWFQAAGVGLFLGLTYFYHDTPMTVAWLLFAGIAVMLAGSLLWLLGRVRARRADHAGA
- the aroC gene encoding chorismate synthase, giving the protein MGGNTFGSIFRLTTYGESHGPALGGVIDGCLPGVALDEAAIQRDLDRRRPGAGGLTGTARKEADAVRLLSGIFEGETTGTPIAFVIENTDQRSRDYEAAKNLLRPGHADGVYLAKYGRRDYRGGGRASARETAARVAGGAVAAAMLAPCGIDVVAYTVEFGGIPAAAIDPAGAADRPFCAPDPAVIAAWEARAKEAMAKGDSLGGIVEVVATGVPAGLGEPVFDKLDARLAYGLMGIGAVKGVEIGSGFAAARASGSTNNDPIVLPPVSNNAGGILGGIANGQPIVARAAIKPIPSIAMPQRTTDIYGAPAEIVVGGRHDRSAIPRVVPVVRAMVLLVLADLWLAQRVLAS